A stretch of DNA from Arachis hypogaea cultivar Tifrunner chromosome 19, arahy.Tifrunner.gnm2.J5K5, whole genome shotgun sequence:
aattctgcctgctagatctgttttctgcaatattccttttatgggctggttagttcgaaccttaatggtgtgagcctggaagtacgggcggagtcgtcgagacgttaggataagagtataggcaaatttttctattttctggtagtttatctcggatccctgtagtgccttgctaatgaagtagacgggttgttgtccatttTTGTCTTCTTTGACTAGTGTTGATGCTACTGCCTtgcttcccactgcgaggtataatatgagtggttctccaacTCGCGGtcgggataggataggtggctgtcctaagaacttcttgaggtcttggaaggcttgctcggactctattgtccattcgaattgttttccctttcttaaagtagcatagaagggaagagatcttattgcggctcctactaagaatcgggatagggcggccagtctcccgttgagttgctgtacttctttaacacaggttgggctcttcatgttgagtatggcctgacatttgtctggatttgcttcaattcctctttgagtgagcatgaagcctaagaattttcctgcttctactgcaaaggtgcatttcgcgggattgagtcgcatgtcatgcttccttatggtgtcgaatacttgagccaggtcggacaatagtgtcccttcgctttgtgtttttattagcatgtcgtccacatagacctccatgatgtttccgatgtgatccgaaaaaactttattcattagtctttgataagtagctcctgcgttcttgagaccgaagggcatcacgatgtaacagtagttggcctttggtgttaaaaacgaggtcttttcttgatctgatggatacatgggaatttggttgtatcctgaatatgcgtccataaacgagagatatttatatccagaggaagcatctaccagggcgtcaatgcttgggagtgggtatggatcttttggacaagctttgttgagatcggtgtaatcggtgcacattcgccacttcccgctTGATttcttcaccaagacgacgttggctagccatagcgggtatttaacttctcttataaatctggcttccagtagtgcctgtacttgctcttccacagcctgggatcgttctggcccaagctttcttcctctctgctgtaccggtcgagatcctgggtagaccgataacttgtggcacattagcttagggtctatgcctggcatgtccgtggctttccacgcaaagaggtcgacattatctcataagaattgtattagcaattcttttaaatctcctttgaggattgtgccgatattagttgttttttccgaggtgtccccgatctgaattttttctatctcgccctctggTTGGGGGCGAAGATCTTCTCGTCGTTGAACTCCGCCCAACTCGATtgcgtggaactcttctcctttgcctctgaggtttaggctttcgttataacagcgacgtgccatcttttggtctgcttttatcgtggctatcccttttggagttgggaacttcatacataggtgtggggtcgagactattgcgccaagttggttgagtgttgtccgacctatgagagcattgtaagctgaacttacatcgactacgatgtagtctattttgagggtcctggattggtctccttttccgaaggttgtatgtagtgatatatatcctagtggtcgaaccgggCTATCGCCTAacccgaacagactgtttggatatgccttaagttctttttcttctaagccgagtttgtcaaaggctgtcttgaataagatgtcggcagaactcccttgatctattaaggtgcggtgtaggttggcgtttgccaatatgatggtgatgaccatgggatcgtcgtgtcctgtgatgatgccagacgcgtcctccttagtgaatgttatcgctaggatgttgagtgcttcctcctctccttcgacatgacATACTTGTTTGAGATACCTTTTGCGGgaagatttggagatccctcctgctgtgaatccgccatgtatcatgtggacgtgtctttctggtgtccgaggtgatcgttctgctcgttcggtatcttcatcccttcgtctttttctttgatcatcatctcaagtggccaggaatcgatctaattttccttccatcaccaatttttctatgatatttttcaagtcgaagcattcgttggtggcgtgtcctctgacccgatgatattcacaatattccttccgatttcctcctcctctttttcctttgaggggccgtgctgggggaatcttttctgtatggcagacctctttgtatatttcgactagggatgctctgaggggagtataattatggtattttttaattttctccccttgtcggtcttctttctttttgtctttatctcggtaggggttcccagattttgaggtttctcctaatcgagcgttttcttccatgttgatgtatttttctgctcgctcctgtacttcgtctaatgaggtagggtacttctttgatatagattggctaaatggcccctctcgtaggccattgatgagtcccatgatggcggcctctgttggtaagctttgtatgttcatgcatgttttgttgaatctttccatgtagttgcggaggctctcccgatctccttgtttgatccctagtagactgggggcgtgtttagctttatctttctggatggagaatctggccaggaactttttggccaggtcatcGAAGTTtgggatggactttggaggtaagttgtcgaaccatcggattgctgtctttgtgagagttgttgggaaagctttgcagcaAACGGCGTCTGAGGCGTCAGTAAGGTACAttttgcttctgaaattgctgagatggtggttgggatctgtggtgccatcatataaaatcatatctgggagtttgaagtcctttgggattttggttttcatgatctctctggtgaatggatcctgttctttACGTGAGCTTTCCTCAGGAGTGATCCGAGGGGcctttgatttgagatcggcttccaattgctgtaatttttcttccaattctcgacgtcgccgtatctctctttgtagatccttcccgatttctcgttgttgttgggtttctttctcaagttgcttcaagcgatcttgaagtACTTCTATCGCCCCCGGGTTTGTTGGATTTTTTTCTCCGTTGGATTCCGGGGTGTCGTTTAGTGgggtgtccgcatttttgtgcggcgttctgttttccagatctgaatcgtgatcattgtcatggttgtccgccatggtgttgggatgacttccaggttccccggcaacggcgccaatgttctgagggttacctgaaactggaggtcgatctcggatgagatcttcgatactggtcagagatgacgtgcccggctggctggtggcggccggaactgttgtgtccgacttgttggacttgctgcgcTGCTGATCCTTGACCACCGGAGGgtagggggtacctgcaagagactccgatgcttaagttagcgtGGGTATTAAACAagtgttatgtagaatcagagtatgagttatacctgggtactccagtgtatttatagtagtgggggctgacctttctgataagataagttagttatcttatcttatcttatcctgttttggatgaagtcagcttatttttaagggaaccacctttatctctataggctgggattgtctttggatttgggtcgtgttcctctatttgggccctttattgggctttcctgtcgatttggccgagctctttagaagaggtcgggtagtctgacctgaagaggtcggtcgctttgtcgccaatcatcccgggtcgggtaactcgacccagggtatgaacagtaactGTCTTCGCAAATCTATTTAATTATCTCTATCTTCCCTAAAAGATAGATCCAAAAAAACTCCCTAGATATAGGGAACAGTTATTCATCaataaaggtggaactacttcaaTAAAGGTGGTTATGAACCCTACTATAAATACGCTAACACCCCTTAGGTATATTTtacgttctaatctactaaaaacctacctaAATCCCTTGCTAAcataagtatcggagtctcttgcaggtaccaccccccccccacctcctcacgaaaAACTTGGACGGTAGCACCTCGGGTAAGAACGAGTCAAATGCTCTGCTTTGCTTCAGAAGGAGTCTAAACCTCACATTTAGGCCCAAAATTaacgttttaggtaaccctcggaacagtaactATAAAAAGGGAGGCGTAGTGGTTTAGGTGAAAGATGGCTGGTAGATGAGAGTAGAGGATGGTAGATGCAGTATGTGGAGTTGTGGAGAGTTTtgttctgctttttatttttgttttttattattagtagGGGTAAATtagtctaaaaaataaaaaaaagataaaaaaaaaagatgattttaaaatgatttctaatgttaaaaataaaactgataaaaaaatttagaaacgattttaattttaatctaagatattaagaataaaagaaaatacttaattctaaaataaaaagttataaaatttatagttctATGTTTTTCATACTAGAAATTAAGACACAACTAgtggcaagaaaaaaaaaaaaagaacagggACAAATTTAGTAGTAAAATACGACCAAATAATTTGGCCTCAACCTCCTTTTAAATCTTTGATAGATCAATTAAACCACTAAGCTTCTTCATTTAATCAAATGCCTGGTCCAAATTTAAAATcttctcatatatattttttatgaacataaataatttttcaatATCATTTCATATTCTATCCTATCGTAAGTTATTAAACATACATGATATGATTTTATAAAAGACAGCAAGACTTATCAAGGacttttgtttttcttctccTGTTTCATCCATTTAATTAGCTtttatctccttctattttattcttttttattttttattgacgtATTATATTTTTGTTCCTTCAGCATTTTCATCACATTTGATTTTGCTTTTGGGTTATGGCTCTCTCGTAATGCTAATTACTAATGACATGTGTAGTCCAATTTATAATTTTGTTCGTCATGAAATAAAATGAATTCTATATTtgtcaacaacaaaaaaataaatcgacaatgacaaaaaaaaaatagttaaaatttaacttatttagtattaataaatattaaataagacaaattataattatttttggctaattttttttaattatcaaatatttctaaaaataaataaagaagtgaATTAAGTCATTCCACAAGTCAACCACATATTGATACAAATGGGATGAATTCTACGTTTGTCAAAAAAATCTATttatctatctacttaatatattaaaattgggttTTCCCTGAAAGTGAGGTGTCGATTCTTCGTGAATCTATTTTTCCGCCAAAATGAAtacactattttctcttctaaatttattttataaaaatatctttattataattatactataattagcatttaagtaataatacagaattatactaatttagaaaaatatctttattatagttatataaaattaatatttaatacattattaaactatttatcaattatcaatcgaaaatatttttaataataataataataataataataataataataataataatatgatatgataattatatgataatgaCACCagttattaataactaatttatatttttctagataaatttattttagaaaaatatttttattataattatattataatattacaattagtatttaataaataatgtataattatactaatttaacaaaatatctttattataattatataaaatcaatatttaatgcattatcaaaCTAATTATCActggaaaatatttttaatcattttaattatattgattttaattatattgatacaattctaattcttattcattatccaatgattTTATTAATGGTAAGTTCACTACTAGAAATACAGAcagaatttcaaaaaatttttttgtcaaaatataaaaaaataaattagcataaattacaaacaaaaaagagaattcgtcaataattttatcaaaaaaattaattttttttcgtaaaaaataattacagataaaaaattcatctttaattaaatggacaaaaatattacattttattaaattattatagacaaatttttcgtctgtaatttaaattttccgtaaaaaatattaaaataaagagaGGGTCACTTTACTCCCAATCCTTTTGGTTCACTTTTTTTTCCGGTTCTCCCATGCATTCTCTCTCCATTGAAGATGTGACTTCCTCCGCtgtcgccgccgccgccgccgccgccgctcgGTCGCACGAGCTCCTTCCACCGCCGCTCTCAATGCGGTTGCTCTTTTCGTCGTCACACGAGCTCTCTCGGCCGTGCTCTTGTCTTACGAGCTCCCTCCGCCGCCGCTCTCGCGCTGCTTCTTCTCTCCTCGCTGGAGGTTTGTCATCGTCTCTTCTGGTCGCTGTTAGTTCAGGTAGGCCTCCGCCTCCTTCTCGTCCCTAGCCCTAACCCTTCCATTGTGATTCTGTTCCGATTTCATGATCCCTAGCCCTAACCCTGTTCCTTTCCTGTTTTAGGATAAAAATTCCTGACTTGATCATTTGATGAACTTGATGTTATGTAGCAGTGATTATTTATCTTCGTATTTGCAGCTGCTATAGATTTTGGAGACTTCTTTAAAGGTCCATTGCCAGGAAAGTTTCTCAAGCTTTTAGGGTTTCTTGCCTTGTCACGTCTTGGTGTGTATATTCCTCTAGGTGGGGTTAATAGGGAGGCTTTTGTTGGAAATTTAGATCAGAATAGTTTATTAAGCACTCTGGACTCATCAATGCACAAATTGTTTTCCAGCTTCTTGCACAGGTATATCCGAAGTTGCAAGATCTTCAGAAAAGAGAAGGCGAGGCTGGAAGAAAGAAAGTTCTTCAATACACTCGATATGCGTCAGTTGGATTTGCAATTGTACAGGTCAGTAAATTTGTGATCTATGTGAACACTGCATTTTCTCTTTACTCATGTTTAGATTTAAAATTCTCATCTTTTTAAAACTCATATCTTCTTTATTCTAACTTAAAAtactctctttttaattttttaaaatgtctaCTTTTCTGATGAAGTTGTTATAATCATCACTCCTGTTTTTTCATTTCAGGCAATTGGCCAAGTCCTCTTTTTACGTCCTTATGTGAATGACTTTAGTACCGAGTGGGTTCTTTCATCTATTATCTTGTTAACTCTTGTTATAATCAGAAGAAGATTCTTGATTAGACAAATCTGTTAGTGCTTTAAGAGTATAATTATTAGCTTTGAGTGTGTATATTGGCTGTTTAACTTTTAATGCCATTAATGCCTGTGCTTCCCATTGAGAACTCTATGCTGCTCATTATCTTATTTCTACGGTCTCTGACGGAGTGTTTTCTTCGTTTTAGCTGAAGCAGACATGCAGAAATTGAGTCATGCGTTAAAAGTAATTTCAAAGAATCAAAGAACATGGTTCACAGCAGCGCTTCTACAATTAAGTGCCGAAGAATATCCACCTGCTGATGCAACTGATGACAAGTTGTATTTGAAAGGTGCTACCAATAGAGGTGAGCTTGACTTTTCCCTTCCTTATATGGTGTTGGCAAAATTGGAGTGGTTTCATATTGTTGAACTTTCTTCTCTAAGCTTGTCTTCAAATGGATTCAGATGGTGATTTCTGTAGTACTTCATCAACAGGGGAGAGCTTGAAGAACATTGCTACAGGTCAATGTGATGAAAAGTCATATAGATTAGGATTGCAAATTTGCAAGAGGATCTGAAAAGAACTTTGGATTCCATATGGTATAAAGCTACAGAGATATGCCAATCGAGCCGGCTCAAGGCTTTTCTCAGGAAGCAGGGAAAgttatcttcgctttgtgtcaaTCAAGGTACATTTGCACTCATGTAGCTACGATTTCTttttccaaccatcttcaaaaTTTATGGCATCATATTGTAATCTCTTCCTACTATGTGGTTAGTTTcttttatgtttgtttatgtaGAAATTTAAGTTTTATGGAGTTTATTTAGGTTTTATGTTtgcagaattttatttttttaaatttattattctaataTTTATTCCATTAACTTCAAATGTTGAGCCATAATTTAATTATcagaaactaaataaataaataatggagtcttttttttttggacataaaTATTGATGATTTATTCTGCCATATTGCTAAATATGCTACTTTCAGGCTGCTCTATTACTTTTCAAAATTTCACCGAAATTGCTGGTGAGCCAATTGAAGCAGAGAGGTTATATGATGTTGTTAATGTCGTGCTCTCATTGCAGGTAATAGACTCGTCTTGGCTGAAGCTAGATTATCTGAATAGTTTGAGCAAATAAATCATTGATAGATTGGTGGAAGAAGATCttcattttatctttttctttcttgtaaagATACCGTATCCTCTCTCTATTTAACATTTTCTTTCTCATTAATTTGttcattttttctattaatatttatttatttatttattttaaatatcttgTTTGTCTGACTGTGATCCACGGTACATGAGCAAATAGCTTCCTTAAAATTTGTAGAAATTAGCCTACTTGAATTACACCATGTGAATAATAAAGTATGAAAATCTGCTAGTGTAGTCAAGTCTCCCTCTGCCATCTTTCCCTAAAATTCATTTCTCAATTCGTCAAGCACATGTATTTGAAGTTATGCCACAAAAGCTACaactttgaaattgttgtttgTGAACAAAAAGTTTTGGACTTTCCTCTAGATTTTGGAATTACAACTGACGAGTTGATCCTGAAAATTGAGGAAGTTGATTTTGGATTTAGATTAGATACACACTTAGATGAATGCTTTCTCTTGCAGATAATAAATCCAGCGGAAACTTTTGGTGATATAGTTATTGATTATTGGTAAgctatcaaatgcttgttcagtATAAATTTTTACATTCCTCTTCCTAGCCCTTAACCCATCATTTGAATCTTTTATTCTAAGGTTGCAATGAAAGGCTATATCTATCAAAAAGTATGAtcgttcaataaaattattaccaTTCTAAGGTTGCAACTTGGAGCAAGCATGGTGAAAAAGTCAAGTTGCTACTGTTGTTTGGAGACCATGTTATCAGTGTTGATATTCGTGGCAACATGTTCTTGTGGGCATTTAAGGGAGTTATGGATCAGAACCCTTTCCCATTTGGGCACATTTTGCTTGATCAGAGTtcctattaatatttatttatttattttatgcttgcTCAGATGTGGATTTTGCATTTTCTCCCTGCAAGCGTTGTTAGCATGTATATTTTCTTTTCCTCTCTATATTGGCATTTTCTGTGTATTAATTTCATCAATTGGTTTCCCCATATATAACATGTTTATGGTGTTTGCAATGCGTTTCTTTGATAGGATCAACAAAGTAGAGAGCTTTCTCAGAACAATGTTTCTAGACGAGCCAAGAAACTTAAAGTAAAGGTATGGTTggtgtttcatgctttctttattgTTGCTTAGCAGAGCTTGTGAAAGCGTTGCTTTTGCTTTAATATTCCTCTGTAAATTCTTAATGTTTTGTTTAGAGACTTAGTATGATAATTACAAAGATATATAAATGTGTGTTTTACTAGTGAAAACATCTTATGACCTCGGATACCTAAATTTGGATTTTGGTATTCTTAATctgacttattttttatttttatgttgtgaTTATGCTTTCTAGTTCTTAAAGCATTCAGTTCAATAGTCATGATTAGGTCGGAAACTATATGAATTAATTGTGAGTCATAGGTCTTTGTGCTTCCTGTTTTGAATAGATTTTTCATCCCTCATTTCGTATATGTGTTTATACAGGAAGAAGAAATAAAGTTGAAGCCCGTGATTGCATTTGATTGTGGTGGGTTATTTCTCTGCGACTATTCATTCAGTTCTAATTTTGctgaagaaatgaaattgaaactGATGTATATTAATGTAGAATCTGAATTACAGTGGGGAATCCAGCCTTAAAGgcatgtgtataaatatataaattgaaatgTGAGGAAAGTtgggatgatgaagaagaagcagcagcagaaagAGCAAGTGAAGTGAAATTTTGCAGATGAGATAAGTGGAATTAACACAGGATTATgtataattatacattataaaggtaataacaaaatctcttaattaaatttattaatttattaaaatttattactatcaatttaaaaaaattgacaaattctAGGTGCTAATGGATAAtgcattcttattatatatttataatttgagaATATTagaattatcataaaaatttgtattattttattctcctgataaacaattttataatcacgttaatcatataattttgtaTACTAATATTGATATAGTATTGTTTCAGGTATATATTTTGCAGGCATCAAAGGATAGTGTTGAGTTGCTATTTAgtgggtttaaattatttattgtttattggaGAACTTTCTGCATTAGAATTCTTTAATAATTTGTTGTTCATTTTCTgctgattttgatatgttcttacacAAATAACAATTTGTTGCTGGATTTAGATatattactagattatttataATCACATTCAGTATATATATCTGATTTATTGAAAATAGTAGATTACTAAAATcggttaataactattttagagttaatacaattaacactaaattaagaaaaaataaacaatgcataactcattacttttttattagtcaaattattataatttaaattaattttaacaaaataacttaaaattataatttcaattttatcatgTACATGCCACGGGTAATTAcaattgtaaataaataaaaagaaaagtagttaATTATGTCATTCTACATGTCAACCACGTATTGGTACGAGAGGTCTTAGTCCCTTtcatgaaagaaaaaatattagcCTTTTCTTTACACTTTAAATTTGGCAAGAGAATAGTAACTAATGGCtttcattttcttgttctttggATAATAAGTAactaataatttttgttattttaagtggactaaaattagGCGTAACATACTTTTAGGTATCACTCAATTTATCTCTTTCAttcttttgtctttctttttcatttttcttttgattattttctTTCAAGTTTTTCTTCGAGTAAAAGAGTTGTTGGACACACTTTTACGTGTGTTCATGCAACAAGCTTCGAAGAACTGAGGTTTGGTTTTGGGGATTCTCCCTTCAAAATTTTTCAACCTTACCCTTTTACATCCAAGAAAATGGAagtaaaataatttaacaaagaaaaatgATATGAATTGTAGAAacttttaattttcaatcaaatttgTTTCTCTTGGGTTTGTTAATCAGGAAAAAAATCAAGCTTTGGAAAAAACAAAGCATTGTAGCAAACCCGAATAGTTGGGACCTTTGTCAATATTTTGTAGAGCATAATTTAAACAGAGGAAAGAAGAAAATGGATCTCTGGGCAGAATTTCATGCAGCAAGTTGGGGAAGGGAGTTTGTAGCAGGAGGATTTGGAGGAATTGCTGGGATAGTATCTGGTCATCCATTAGACACAGTGCGAATAAGGCAACAGGTCTTAAACACCGGTGGCCATGGCTCATCATCAGCATTCACCATTCTTAGAAATGCTTTGGCTAAGGAAGGACCTGCTTCTCTCTATCGTGGCATGGGTGCACCTTTGGCCTCTGTTACATTTCAAAATGCTATGGTTTTTCAAACTAATGCAATTCTCTCAAGAGTATTTGGCAAATCTGTTTCTCCTAATGACCCTCCTTCCTTCAAGGGTGTAGCATTAGGAGGAGTTGGCACAGGTGTCCTCCAGAGCCTAATTATTTCCCCGATAGAGTTGGTCAAAATTCGCCTTCAGCTTCATCGCAATGAAAAACACTTGATAGAACAACCACATAAAGGTCCTATAATTGTTGCCAAGAATGTATGGAGAAAAGAGGGACTAAAAGGAATATACAGAGGACTGGGCATCACTGTTATAAGGGATGGACCTTCGCATGGTGTTTATTTTTGGACATATGAATACATGAGGGAACAGCTTCACCCAGGTTGTAGAAAAAGTGGTCAAGAAAGCCTATGTACTATGTTGATGGCAGGTGGATTAGCTGGTGTAGCAAGTTGGATTGTTTGCTACCCTTTTGATGTTGCAAAGACAAAGTTACAAGCTCAAACACCTGATTCTTTGAAATACAATGGCACTGTTGATTGCCTTAGAAAGAGTATTAAGGAAGAAGGGTATGGAATTTTATGGCGCGGATTAGGAACTACAGTTGCTAGAGCTTTTGTAGTACATGGTGTTGTTTTCACAGCTTATGAGATCACATTGAGGTTATTATTTAATCATGAAATTATTCAAATGCAGAAAACTATTTAGGAGAATGAATTCAATcttctccttttattttttctgGGAGATATAAGAATGGTACAATCATCATTATTAGAGTAACACGTgtactataataaaaaaaatgcatatcTGCTTGCCCTAACAAATTTGTAGGTTAGATATTGAAACCATTACCACTTGTAATCTctaaaatgtttattttatttgataatcaTTACTTTACCTAAGGTGAAGGGGAAAAAGACACTTCACATTCTAAGCCAAATAAGTTTATATTTCTCTCAATTagttcaagtgagaataattaataattaataaagtaAGAATAGATTAATTTTTACCTTGTACATGAAATTTATTAGAGTAAAATTCACTTCTACTTTTACTCCAACCAAAATTACCTTTGTGTTCGAAGGGAgaaag
This window harbors:
- the LOC112776403 gene encoding uncharacterized protein isoform X4; the protein is MHSLSIEDVTSSAVAAAAAAAARSHELLPPPLSMRLLFSSSHELSRPCSCLTSSLRRRSRAASSLLAGGLSSSLLVAVSSAAIDFGDFFKGPLPGKFLKLLGFLALSRLGVYIPLASCTGISEVARSSEKRRRGWKKESSSIHSICVSWICNCTGNWPSPLFTSLCE
- the LOC112776403 gene encoding uncharacterized protein isoform X2, with amino-acid sequence MHSLSIEDVTSSAVAAAAAAAARSHELLPPPLSMRLLFSSSHELSRPCSCLTSSLRRRSRAASSLLAGGLSSSLLVAVSSAAIDFGDFFKGPLPGKFLKLLGFLALSRLGVYIPLASCTGISEVARSSEKRRRGWKKESSSIHSICVSWICNCTAEADMQKLSHALKVISKNQRTWFTAALLQLSAEEYPPADATDDKLYLKGATNRDGDFCSTSSTGESLKNIATGQCDEKSYRLGLQICKRI
- the LOC112776403 gene encoding uncharacterized protein isoform X3, encoding MHSLSIEDVTSSAVAAAAAAAARSHELLPPPLSMRLLFSSSHELSRPCSCLTSSLRRRSRAASSLLAGGLSSSLLVAVSSAAIDFGDFFKGPLPGKFLKLLGFLALSRLASCTGISEVARSSEKRRRGWKKESSSIHSICVSWICNCTAEADMQKLSHALKVISKNQRTWFTAALLQLSAEEYPPADATDDKLYLKGATNRDGDFCSTSSTGESLKNIATGQCDEKSYRLGLQICKRI
- the LOC112776403 gene encoding uncharacterized protein isoform X5 produces the protein MHSLSIEDVTSSAVAAAAAAAARSHELLPPPLSMRLLFSSSHELSRPCSCLTSSLRRRSRAASSLLAGGLSSSLLVAVSSAAIDFGDFFKGPLPGKFLKLLGFLALSRLASCTGISEVARSSEKRRRGWKKESSSIHSICVSWICNCTGNWPSPLFTSLCE
- the LOC112776403 gene encoding mitochondrial arginine transporter BAC2 isoform X1, whose amino-acid sequence is MDLWAEFHAASWGREFVAGGFGGIAGIVSGHPLDTVRIRQQVLNTGGHGSSSAFTILRNALAKEGPASLYRGMGAPLASVTFQNAMVFQTNAILSRVFGKSVSPNDPPSFKGVALGGVGTGVLQSLIISPIELVKIRLQLHRNEKHLIEQPHKGPIIVAKNVWRKEGLKGIYRGLGITVIRDGPSHGVYFWTYEYMREQLHPGCRKSGQESLCTMLMAGGLAGVASWIVCYPFDVAKTKLQAQTPDSLKYNGTVDCLRKSIKEEGYGILWRGLGTTVARAFVVHGVVFTAYEITLRLLFNHEIIQMQKTI